The Comamonas testosteroni genome contains the following window.
CGCGCCTTCGGCCTTGCCGGACTCGACAAGGGCCTGGCCGCCCTGGCTCAGCGCCTGGGGCTGGCCGGCCTGGGCCTGCACAAAGGCCTGGCTTTGCGGGGCGCTGCTGCCCTGAACCGGGATCTGCAGCTGGAAGTTGCCGGACTCGGGAATGCATTCCACGCGGCAGACCAGCCATTCGGCGGCCAGGCCTACGTCCACCATGCCGGAGGCCGGTGCCTTGAAGTCGGCCGCGACCTTGATGGGTACGGGCAGCAGCACCGTGTCTTCATAGCCATAGTTGACCAGGGGTCCTACGCGCAGCGCATGAGGCAGTGGCCATGCAATGGGGCCAGCCTCCAGGCCCGGTGGCAGTTGCCACTGCAGCACCGTGGGCAGGCCCGAATCGCCGGCATTCTTCCAATAGGTATGCCATTCGGGCTGATGGGTGATCTTCAACCCCAGCCAGAAGACCTCGCCGGCGGTGACGCCCTCGGGAGCCTGGGCCACCAGCTCGGCCTGCACACGCGGCGTCTGCATGGTGGAGCCACCCGAAGCCGCATTCTTGAGCAGGATCTGCGCGCCGGCACCGGTGGAAAAGGCACAGAACCAGACGGTCAGCGCCAGCATCAGCCAGAGTGAAAGGCGCTGCGAGAGGCTGCGGGGTCCGGTGGTCAGGGAAGGGGCTTGAGAAGACATGGCGGACGGTGGGAGTCTGTGGCGGTGTTTTTGGTTCCCTGCACGGGGTGGCCGATTGGCAAAACCAATGCTTGCATAGGCGCATGGTATTGGACAGAAGGCGCGGGCGGACTCCATCATGGCCCGGCCAACAAGGCTCAAACAGCCCGCAGCCGGAGCCGGTCGCAGGAGTCCGTTGCCGGGCAACTACAGGAGACAAGCATTATGGTGAATACCTCACGCCGCCGCTTTCTTGCCACCTCAGCTGCCTGTGCTGCCAGCGCGCTGCCCTGGCATGCAGCCGCTGCGCCAGCCTATCCGGACAAGTCGGTACGGGTCATCGTGCCGTTTCCTGCCGGAGGCACCACGGACGTGGTGGCGAGGCTGACCATGCAAAAGCTCGGCGAAATCACGGGGCAGTCCTTTGTGGTCGACAACAAGGGCGGCGCCAACGGGGTCATCGGCTCGGAGCTGGCGGCCCGCGCCGCACCCGATGGCTACACGCTGCTGATGAACACGGCGGGAGCGCAGACTCTGAGTCCCGTGCTCTACAAGACCGGCTACGAGGCGCTGGCCAGCTTCGAGCCCATCAGTCATCTATGCGATGTGGGCTTTGTGGTGATTGCGCGCAAGGACCTGCCCGTCAACAGCATGCAGGAGCTGATCGCCATGGCCAAGCAAGGCCGGCCGCTGAGCGCCTCCTCGGGCAGCAGCATGATTTCGCTGATCACCGAGCAGTTCAAGAAAGTGCTCGAGGTGCCCGGCATCGTCAATGCCCAGTACAAGGGCACGGGCCCGCAGATGCAGGCCGTGGTGGCGGGCGAGGTGGACTTCTCGTTCGACTCCTTCACCTCGGTGGAAATGATTCGCGCGGGCAAGGTCAAGGCCCTGGCCGTGCTGCTGCCCCAGCGGGCCCCGACCTTTTCCCAGGTACCCACGCTGCGCGAGCTGGGCGTCAGTGGCATGGATTTCAGTTCCTGGTCGGGCCTGCTGGCGCCCAAGGGAACGCCTCAGGACATCGTGGGCTATCTGGCCCAGCAGATGGACAGGATCATGCAGATGCCCGATGTGCTGGCCAGGCTCGCCGGCTACAACTACCTGCCGCGGCGCAGCACGCCCCAGGAGTTCGGGCGGCTCATCGCCGCCGACCACGAGCGCTGGACGCGCGTCGTCAAGGAAACGGGCATCACCCTGGGTTAGCGTCGCGCGGTGGCTGCCCCGCATCCGCGGCCAGGGTGGCCACGGTACTGGGCGGCTGACCGCCCACCTCGGCAGGGATGGCGATGCGCTCGCAGGGGGCGGCCCGGTCTATCAGCGCATCGCCATCCACTGGGGCCTGTGCTTCGAGTTCCTCTGCCGCCCGTGCCGGCGCCTCTTTCTCTGCGGGCTGTGCCGGGGCCTGGGCTGCAGCCGGCAGCATGTGCGCCTTGCGCCAGCGGCCCCAGCGGTAATAGGCCAGCATCATCAGCATGGAGCAGACGGAGCTGATGGGAAAGCTCCACCAGATGGCATCCACGCCCATCACGGGTTGAAGCCAGCGCGCCACGGGAACGCGTATGCCCCACATGGCAATTGCCAGAATGAGCACCGGCGCCATGACCGCCCCTGTGGAACGCACCACGCCGGCCAGCACA
Protein-coding sequences here:
- a CDS encoding Bug family tripartite tricarboxylate transporter substrate binding protein yields the protein MVNTSRRRFLATSAACAASALPWHAAAAPAYPDKSVRVIVPFPAGGTTDVVARLTMQKLGEITGQSFVVDNKGGANGVIGSELAARAAPDGYTLLMNTAGAQTLSPVLYKTGYEALASFEPISHLCDVGFVVIARKDLPVNSMQELIAMAKQGRPLSASSGSSMISLITEQFKKVLEVPGIVNAQYKGTGPQMQAVVAGEVDFSFDSFTSVEMIRAGKVKALAVLLPQRAPTFSQVPTLRELGVSGMDFSSWSGLLAPKGTPQDIVGYLAQQMDRIMQMPDVLARLAGYNYLPRRSTPQEFGRLIAADHERWTRVVKETGITLG